In Cystobacter fuscus DSM 2262, the DNA window AATGAACCAGGGCGGCCCGTCGACCCCGCATGGTGAAGGCTCTACCCTGGGCGATGATACCGGAACGACCGGACCGGGCGGCGCGGGCAGTGTGGGCAGTGGCTCCGGAAGCGACCTGGGGACGGGCAGTGGCTCCGGCGGCTCGGGAAGCGACGTGGGAGGCACGGGCAGCGGCGGCTCCGGCGCGGACAACATGGGCAGCGGCTCTGGCGGCTCGGGGAGTGACCTGGGAGGCACGGGCAGCGGCGGCGCTGGTACGGGCAGCATGGGCAGTGGCTCCCAAGGCGCGGGTGACGACCTGAGCGGCACGGGCAGCGGCGGCTCCGGCGCGGGCAGCACGGGCAGCGGCTCCACCTCGGGTTCCGGCTCGGACGACACCCGCCGTTGAGGCCAGGGAATGACGCGCGGACACCCCGCGCGAATGCCGTGGGGAGGTCCCCGGCTCCACGAGGGAAGGCCGCTTCGTCCCCCCCAAGAGGGGTCTTTCACGTGGAGCCTGGCGTGACCAGGAGAAGGTCCTCGAGGCCACTCGCCTCGGGGGCTTTTTCTTTTTCCTCGAGTCCTTGCAGGCGAGCGAGAGCAGCGACGGCAGGGGACAGGGCGGACGAGGAAGACGCGAATCCAACGCTGAGATGAGGGGGCGCGGATGTTACTCTGCGCCGTCGATGGACCCATTCGTGCGGCGCCTCGTGGAGAGGCTCCATGACCCAGCCAAGCCCCTGTCGCGCAACCGGCACTTCCACACGTTCGACACCCCCGAGGGTCGGATGGCGCTGAAGGTGTTCCGCCGGCTCAACAGCATCCACCGGGACATCCTCGCCTGCGTGAAGGAGGGGCGGAGGGCCCGGCTCTTCCGCCACGTCAACGACGAGGGCGAGCACCGCATCGAGCTGCACTTCGAGCGCATCGCCGGACGCCGGGTGTCCCACCTCAAGGCCGCCGAGCTGGAGCTGCTCGCCCGGCTACCGGGGGTGCGTGATGCGCTCGAGGGAGACCTCTAAGCGGCCCTCGGGAGGTCCCGCGCTCATGGAGACCTCCTCTTCCACCCTTCACGCCGTCCGGGGAACGCGCGCGCTGCGCCGCTGGCTCGAGCAGGCCGTCGACCTGCGCGGCCTCGACCTGGAAGGCTTTCGACGCTGGCTCGGCGAGCAGCTGTCCCGCTGGGAGTTGGATCCGGCCTTCGCTCAGCGCGCCAGGATCCGGGACCTGCGACAGGCCCACCCCGAGCTCCTGGCCCTGGAGCGGACACTCCGTCAGGCCATCGCCGCGGATGAAGCCTCTCCCCAGGCGGAGCGTCTCTTCCAACTCGAAGAGGAACTCTCCAGGGCGGACAAGGCGATCGCCGGGCTGGGGGCCGCGCTGGAGCGGACGACCGATGCTCAGAAGCTGTCGGGCTCGCGGCACAAGCTCGCCGCCTTTCAGTCCAGGCGGCAGGCGCTTCTGGGTGAGCAGGCGCTGTTGCTCCAGGCGAGCCCCGCGCGGCGGGAGCTGCTCCGGGTCCAGGCGGAGCTGGAGCAGCTTCGCTCCCGCCTCGGACTGGAGCGCGCGGAGGCCGAGCTGGCCGGGCTGTCGCGCGACCAGGGGCATCGTTCCGGGCACGCGGGCCAGTCCTTCGAACAGCAGGTCCTCCCACTGACGTGGCGCTTCATCGTGCCCGAGCTGTTGCGGAGGGGTGGTGACGCGGCCCGCCTCCGGGTGCTCCGGGGCGTGGGGCTCGGCGCGGCGCGGACCGAGTTCGATCAACTGATCATCCGTCAGCCGCGTCGCCCCGGGCAGCCGGTCGAGGTGCTGGGCATGGTCGAGGTGAAGCGCAACTTCAATGACCTGGCCCATGGCTTCCGTCATCGTCAGGAGAACCTGGCCTGGTTCAAGGGCGAGGCCGGACATTACGATTCCAGTCTGTATCGGACCCGTTACTTCCGCTCCGGACACTTCGACCGGGAGGCCGTGCACGAGGAAGACGGTGAGCGGTTCATCTTCTCGCGGGACTCCTTCCGGCACTTCCGACGCGAATCGGGCATCGGCCTGTTCCTGCGCCGCCTGTACTTCATCACCCGGGGGGGCATCCTGAGCGGTGTCTCCACCGCGGCGCTGGCTCGCATCCGCCACCGCGTCGCGACGGATGCGCGCTGGCGGCAACGCGGGGATGCTTCTCTGGGCGAGCTGCTGCGCTGGTGCCAATCCCTGGCGGAGCCCCTGGAGGCTCCGGACGTGCTCCGGCTGTATGGCTCGATTCCCGCGCGAGCACGTCAGGTCTTGGTGATCGAGCCGCGTTCCATGAGCTCGAACTCCCGAGAGGTAGTTTAGGTTCTTACATGATTTTCTTGTTTTGACGTTCTGGCGGGTTTCGTGCGATACGCCCCGAGACCGCTGAGCGGTGGCCGCGAACCCGACTGTGCCGTACCCGATGATGGCCGTGGACCAGCGTTGACGGCCCTCCCTGGGAGGGCTCCTCTGCCCCCGCGTATGAGCCCACTGCCCGCCCCCATGAGTTCTCCCGCCGATTCCGCCTCGCTCGAGCAGGTTCGCCGTCTGGCACGGCAACTGGACACGTCCATCCGGCTGCCCGGAGGATTTCAAGTCGGCTGGGACGCCGTGCTGGGTCTGGTGCCCGTCGTGGGCGACTGGGCGGGTGCGTTGCTCTCCTGCTACATCATCTGGCAGGGAGTGCGCCTGGGCGCCTCGCGTGAGGTGTTGCTGCGCATGGTCGGCAACGTGGGGCTGGAGGCGCTGGTGGGCGCGGTCCCCTTCCTGGGCGACGTCTTCGATGCGGCCTGGAAGGCCAATACGCGCAACGTGCGCCTGCTCGAGAATCATCTGGCGGCCCCCACCGCCACCCGCCGTGCCAGCCGGGCATGGGTGCTCGGCATCGTGTTGCTGCTGGTGGCGGTGTTGACCCTGGTGGTGACGCTCGCCGTGCTGGCCGTGCGTGCCCTGGCTTCAATCGGTGGTCAGGGCTGAGTCCACGCCCGTTTCCCTTGTCCAACCCAGTCGTCGAGGAGTGTTCATGCGTAGATCGATGTTGCTGCTGTCGGGCCTGTTGCTCACGTCTTCATCCGCCCAGGCGGCCATCTCCGCGGTGGTGGTGGGCAACGACACTTCCTCCGTCCAATACCAGTTCCAGTACAGCGGGACCCCGGCCTACCGGCGTGCGTACATCGATGTCGACCGCAATCCCGCGACCGGGTTCGCCCAACAAGGGATCGGGGCGGACTACCTCCTCGAGAACAACTCCCTGTACGCGAACGTCGGCGGTGGGTGGAACTGGCAGTTCATCAAGACGGTGACGTACACGGACTCGGCGGGCACCGTGAAGTGGACGGTCGCGCGTGCGGACATTGCCGAGACGGCGACCCCGAACGACGCGGATGTCGTCTTCCAGATCGAGGCACCGCTCGAGACGTCCGCCAAATACACCCACGTCTACAGCGGCGGCACGAGCCCGAACCCGGGGACGACGCAGTACACGGCGAGCAGCGCCACCATCGCCAACCCGGAGCGGGGCTTCTATCACCACATCAATAACTGCAACGAAACCGATTTCGTCGCCTCCACGTTGAGCGCCTTCCGCACCAACGAGAAGATCACCCAGGTGATCTGCGTCTTCTACCTGGCGGAGTTCAAGAACAGCCCCATCAGCCAGGCGCAGTTGGAGCGCTTCCAGCGGCAGGCGAACTCCGTCCGGGCCGCGGGGCTCAAGATGATCGTCCGCTTCGCCTACACCACCTCGGAGTCCGGGGACGACGCGCCCCTGAGCCGCGTCACCGCGCACCTGGATCAGCTCGCGCCGTACCTGAGCGCCAACAGTGACGTCATCTCGGTGGTGCAGACGGGGTTCGTGGGCGCCTGGGGCGAGTGGGCCTACACCCAGAACTTCGGCAACCTGGGGAACGTGTCGCAGACGGATTGGAACAACCGCAAGGCGGTGGTGGACAAGCTGCTCAGTGTCCTCCCGGCCTCGCGCATGGTCCAACTGCGCACGCCCAAGTTCAAGCGCACGATGTATGGCACCACGGCGCTCTCCGCCGCGCAGGCCTACAACGGCTCCGCGAACGCTCGCATCGGCCACCACAACGACTGCTTCCTGGCCAGCGCGGACGATTTCGGGACCTACACGAACACGTCCGTCGAGTACCCCTACCTGTCGGCCGAGACGAACTACCTCGCCATGGGCGGAGAGACGTGCGCGCTCAACCCGCCGCGCTCGGATTGCTCCACCGCGTTGAGCGAGATGGCCTTGTTCCACTACTCCTATCTGAACGTCGACTACTCCATCCCGGTCATCAACAGTTGGACCAGCGGCGGGTGCCGGCCGGAGATCGATCGCCGGCTCGGCTACCGGTTCGCGCTCGTGTCCGCCACCTTCCCGGCGACCGCCACCCGGGGCGCGGCCATGTCCCTGGACATCCAGATCAAGAACGAGGGCTGGGCGGCTCCCTACAATCCCCGGTCGGTCGAGCTGGTGCTGCGCAACACCTCGAGTGGCGCCGTCTACCGCGTGCCCCTCTCGGTGGATCCGCGCCGCTGGCTGGCGGGGACGACCACGTCGATCGGCCCGTCCGTCACGATTCCGACGAGCGTGCCCGCCGGCAGCTATGCCCTCCTGCTGAACCTGCCGGATCCGGCGTCCTCCCTGAACACCCGTCCGGAGTACTCCATCCAGCTGGCCAACCAGAACGTCTGGGAAGCCTCCACCGGCTTCAACAACCTGAACCGGACGGTGACGGTGCAGTGAGCCCTTGAGGGCAGGCGTCGGGGCTGGCGTCGGCGACGACGGCGCCAGCCCCGGGTCTTCAGGGAATGAAGACCGACCGGACGCAGCCGTCTTCCTTCTTCTTGAACATCTCGTAGCCGCGCGGGGCGTCCTCCAGCGGGAACCGGTGCGTCACGAGGTAGGAGGGATCCAGCTCCCCTCGCTGCACGTGCTCGAGCAGCCGCGGCACGTACTTCTGTCCGTGCTGCTGCGCGGTGCGCACCGTGAGCCCCTTGTTCATGATGGAGCCGAGCGGGAACTTGTCCATCACTCCGTAGACGCCGAGGATCGACAGCGTTCCGCCCTTGCGGCACGCGAGGATCGCCTGGCGCAGGGCCTCGCCCCGGTCGGTGTGCAGGTGCAGCGCCTGCTTCGCGCGGTCATACGCGTACTCGAGCCCCATGCCGTGCGCTTCCATGCCCACCGCGTCGATGCATGCGTCCGGGCCGCGCCCGCCGGTCATCTCCCGGAGCACCTCGACGACGCTGTCGACCTGGGTGTAGTCGATCGTCTCCGCGCCCGCCTTCTCCCGCGCCAGTTGCAGCCGCTCGGGGAAGCGATCGATCGCGATGACGCGCTCGGCGCCGAGCAGGTAGGCGCTCTGCATCGCCATGAGCCCCACGCCGCCCGCGCCCCACACCGCGATGGTGTCCCCGGGATGGATGTTGCAGAACTCGGCGCCCATGTAGCCCGTGGGCGCCGCGTCGGACAGGAAGAGCACCTGCTCGTCCTTCAGTCCGTCGGGAACGAGGAAGCAGTCATTGTCCGCGTGCGGCACCCGGACGTACTGCGCATGGCCTCCCGCGTAGCCGCCGAACGCATGCGTGTAGCCGTAGATGCCGGCCGTCGGCTGGCCGAACGTGGCCTGCTGGACCTCGGGCTTGGGATTCGTGTTGTCGCACAGCGAGTAGAGATCGTGCTGGCAGTACCAGCAGTTGCCACAGACGATGAAGGAGGGGACGACCACCCGGTCTCCCTTCTTCACCTTCTTCACCTCGTGGCCCACCTCCACGACCTCTCCCATGAACTCGTGGCCGATGACGTCGCCCTCGCGCATCGTCGGGATGTACCCGTCGATGAAGTGCAGGTCGGAGCCACACGTCGTGGACATCGTCACCTTGAGGATGACGTCGCGCGGATTGACGATCTCCGGATCCGGGACGTTCTCCACACGCAGATCGTTGATGCCGTTCCAGCAGAGTGCTCGCATGGGTGTCTCTCCTCAGTGGAGGTGGGCGCCCTGGCGGGCGGAAGGGTTGCGCTCGGTCGTCGGGATTTCTCCCGTCTCGGCCAGGCTCTTGAAGCGCCGCAGCGCCCGGTTCACGAGCAGGTCCGGCACGGCGAGCAGCCGCGTCATCACCGCCTCACCGAGGGCGCCGCCCGGAGGTTGGAAGTCCAGGTGGAGCGTGACCTCCGTTCCCCAATTCCCCGGCGCGGGACGGAAGCTCACCAGGCCCTGATTGGGCAGGAGGGCGCCTTCCACCGATTCCCAGCGCAGCAGCTCGCCCGCGCGCTCCTCCTCGATGCGCGTGTCCCACTCCAGGTCCTGTCCGAGCGGACCACTCACGCGCCAGTGCGTGTACTCCGCGCTCGTCGTGGACAGCTCGGCGAAGTGGCTCATGACCTGGGCCAGGGTGCCCGGCTCGCGCCAGAGGCGGTAGAGCTCGTCCGCGGGCTTTCCGATGGTGATGGCGTGCTGCACGCTCGGCGTTTCCGTCCGGGCCCCTTCCTCGCGCCGGTCGCGCGGGCTCGAGGTGAGCTGACGGAGCCCACGAAGGCCCCGGTAGAGCAATCCACTGCTGGCGAGCGCCATGACTGTTCCTCCCAATGAACGGCGCTGGAGGCCGAGCGTCAGCAGCGCCCCCCCGAGCACCACGGATGCCATCTTCTCGAGTTGTTCCTTGTCGACCCGCGCGGTCAGCCGGGTCGCTTCATCCTGGACGAGTGCCTTCATGTGCCGCTGCGCTCCTTCCTCGTGGCGGCTCCTTCCGGCACGGCCGGAGGCAAGCGCCTCGGCGGCCATGAGAAGTCCTGCCTCCGTGAGGGAGCGCCCACACTGAAGGTGGGAGGACCCCCTCTGCGCGACAACCGGGGGGAACTCCTTCGAACAATCATCGGGGAGGGCCCTCGCTCCGCCGCCTGCTGCCGGGCGCGGGGGGCCAGCTCCCGTCAGAAGCTCGCGTCGAGCTGGAGCCGGGCGAGGTGGCGCGGCTCGCCCGTGGCGCCGAAGATGTAGAAGTAGTCGCCCTGCAGCTTGAAGGCGTGCCCATTGAGATAGACGTTGAAGCCCGCGCCGACCTGCTTTCCCTGGGTCTCGACGAGCTGGAGGAACTGCGGGTCGGTGCCCCTCCGGGCGAAGAGCTGCTCCCAGCGCGCGGTCAGCTCCACCTGGGGGCTCACCAACTGGCCCCCCTGCACGAAGTAGCCGTAGCCCGAGCGCGTCACGTCCCGGGTGGGGGTGGTGCCGGTGGTCTGCTCGAGCACGTCCGTGTTGGCCTTGCGCCACAGGCCCTCGGCGAGCAGTGAGAAGCCCCGGTACTTGAACACCACGTCCGCGGCCAGGTGGCTGTAGTTGGCCGTGCCGGCGGTGAAGGCCGTTCCGATGGTGCTGTTGCGGCGCGACGTCCGGTAATTGTAGGCCGCCGCGACCCCCAGGCTCAGGCGGGGCTTCGCCGAGCGCGTCAGGTCCGCTTCCTGGTCGTCATCGAAGGCGCCGAAGGGCCGCAGCGTGAGCCGCAGGACGGTGAGGGGGCCCGGCGCGTACGCCGCGAAGCGGTTGCGCCCGTCGCCTCCACCGATGAAGAACTGGTAGCCGAGCCACTCGTTCAGACCGAAGAGGTTGTTGGACGAGAGCATCACGCCCACGTCGCGGTCGAGGTTCAGCTCGCGCACCACCTGCTGCCGGTCCACGAACTGGAGCGCGAACTCGCGGATGGTGCGGGCCCGGTCGAGCGGCACGAAGAACTGACCCACGCGGATGTTCACGTCGCGCCAGCGCGTGTACTCCACGAAGGCGTCGAAGATGGGTGAGGAGCTGCCCGTCTCGAAGTCATTGCCTCCGAAGGCGAGCTGGATGTTGTAGCGCAGCTCGGGCGCCAGCACGTTGCCACCCACGATGAGGCGCAGCGTGCGGACCTGGATCTCGTGGGTGTCGCTCTGGTCGAAGTGGAGGAAGGTGTCGCGCAACTGGATGCGTGCCCGGAGCCCGAAGGAGAAGCGCTCCCCGGCCTTCACCACGATGCCGCGACCGGGCTCGGCGGTGATGGTGGTGGGGGGCGGGGGCTCGGCCGCGGGCGCGGGGGTGGAGGGTGGCGGACCTTCCGGGGAGGGCGGCGTGGGGGCGGAACCGCCCTGGCCCCGGGCAGGGGCCGCCACCGCGAGGAACAACGCCAAAAGCAGACGGAGCGCGCCCGAGGCGCGCGGAGAGACGTGCGAGTGCATGGAGGGATTTCCTGAAGGTCACCGCTGTCGCGGCGGGGTCTTCCATCCGCTCGGACGCGCGAGGTCGGCCCGGGCGGGAGGCGTGGCGGGAACGATGAGGGTCAACACCGGAGACGGCAGACGCTCGTCATGGACATGTCCAATATAGCGGATGCCCCCGGAGGGAAGGGCGGTCCGTGGCATCCGTTATAGCGGATGATGGCCCGGCGGTCTTCAGGAATCGAGCAGGACGCCGGGCGGACGGTGCCCACGGGGCGAGCCTCCAGGCAGGCCGGCCCATTCGGGTCGGGCGCGTGCCAGCCTGCCCTGTCGTCTCCAGCTTCCAGGAAACTCCTCGTGTGGACAGGGGGGCGGCATGTCTTCGGAATGGGCGCAGGAAGCGGAGCGGCAGGCGAAGGCGATCACCCGGGATCTCATCGAAGTGGGCCGGGTGAAGGGCTTTCGTGTGATGTACCAGAAGAGGGAGGCGCGCTTCGCCCTCCGGGCGGGGACGATGACGGCCTACTTCTCCGCCCATACCTATGACACCCCACGGGGCATGGATTGGCTCCAGTTGCGCATCGACATCCTCATGCATGTGCGGCGCGGGTTGCAGCTCGAGCCGCGGGAGGAGTCCGCCCCGGCGTCTTGAGCTTGTCTGGGACCTCCGCCGGGGGCGAGGCTTCAGGAGACCCCTCGGGGCCGCGTGTGCCGAGGCTGGTGACACGGGCCGTGTGTGGTGACCTTCACTCGTGCCCGGACGCGGGTCCGGCCCATCGTGGAGGCACAATCACATGGCACAGAGCATGGACTCGAAGATGTTGTCGTCTCTTCAAGAGCTGCTGCACATCGACGTCGACGCGGTGATGCTCTACGACGCGGCGCTGCGGAGCATCACCCACCCGATGGCGGAGCAGGCCCTGATGGAGTTCCGCTCCGATCACCTGCGTCACATCCGGGAGCTCAACGATTGCATCGAGCAGTTCGGTGGGGAGCGGGCGTGCATCGGGGTCAATGCCGAGCAGTGTGATCTCCACGGCTTCACCCCCATCGAGGAGGGAATGCCCCTGGAGGCCGTCTTCATGGCCCTGGTGGATGGCGAGCAGATCACCAACCAGACCTACGAGCGCATCCTCAAGGAGGAGTGGACGCCGGAGATCCGCTCACTCATCGATCGCAACTTCGTCGACGAGCAGCGCCACCTGCTCTGGGTGCTGAAGGCGTCGCGCACGCGGATGTGGGAGCGGGACGCGGGAGTCAGGCCCGACGTCTGAGCGCCTGATGTGGACGTTAGGCTCCGCGCGTGGACGTGGTGTGTGAGTCTCGCTCCTCGGGGACGGTCTGGCAGGGCTTCTGCACAGGCTCCCGGGAACCTGTCCTTCCCGAGGTGCCCGCATGCCGCGTCTGGCCTTCCTGCTGTGTCTGTTGTTCATCCCGCTCGGGTGTGAGGCTTCTCGTCAGGAGTGGCTCGGCCTCTACGAGATGACCGGCACCGCCCACTACAGCATTCCGGGGCTGGGTCACCTGTCTTCACCCGTGTCGGCGACCTGGCGCGTGTCGGAGGGGACGGCCGTGGAGCTCCTCCTCTCCGACGTGGCGGGCGGGTGTTCCCTGGGCGCTCACGTCGAGGAGGAGCGGGCCCAGCTCGAACCCGGAGCCTCGTGCACCTGGAATGAGAACGGTGTCCTCTTCACCCTCTCCGCGGTGCACGGTTCGATCGTGCTCGCGGACGGCCGGGGCCACTTCGAGATGGCGGGCCGCGTGACGGCCACCGCCTGGGGGAAGCTCTACCCGGGGGAGTTCTTCCAGAACGCCACGCTGACCCGCGTGGGGCCGTAGCCCCGCGGGTCCGCGGGCCCGGGACTACTCCCGCAGGGGCAGCACCCACAACTCGGCGCCGTGGCCCGG includes these proteins:
- a CDS encoding SRPBCC family protein → MKALVQDEATRLTARVDKEQLEKMASVVLGGALLTLGLQRRSLGGTVMALASSGLLYRGLRGLRQLTSSPRDRREEGARTETPSVQHAITIGKPADELYRLWREPGTLAQVMSHFAELSTTSAEYTHWRVSGPLGQDLEWDTRIEEERAGELLRWESVEGALLPNQGLVSFRPAPGNWGTEVTLHLDFQPPGGALGEAVMTRLLAVPDLLVNRALRRFKSLAETGEIPTTERNPSARQGAHLH
- a CDS encoding DUF4112 domain-containing protein encodes the protein MSSPADSASLEQVRRLARQLDTSIRLPGGFQVGWDAVLGLVPVVGDWAGALLSCYIIWQGVRLGASREVLLRMVGNVGLEALVGAVPFLGDVFDAAWKANTRNVRLLENHLAAPTATRRASRAWVLGIVLLLVAVLTLVVTLAVLAVRALASIGGQG
- a CDS encoding zinc-dependent alcohol dehydrogenase, yielding MRALCWNGINDLRVENVPDPEIVNPRDVILKVTMSTTCGSDLHFIDGYIPTMREGDVIGHEFMGEVVEVGHEVKKVKKGDRVVVPSFIVCGNCWYCQHDLYSLCDNTNPKPEVQQATFGQPTAGIYGYTHAFGGYAGGHAQYVRVPHADNDCFLVPDGLKDEQVLFLSDAAPTGYMGAEFCNIHPGDTIAVWGAGGVGLMAMQSAYLLGAERVIAIDRFPERLQLAREKAGAETIDYTQVDSVVEVLREMTGGRGPDACIDAVGMEAHGMGLEYAYDRAKQALHLHTDRGEALRQAILACRKGGTLSILGVYGVMDKFPLGSIMNKGLTVRTAQQHGQKYVPRLLEHVQRGELDPSYLVTHRFPLEDAPRGYEMFKKKEDGCVRSVFIP
- a CDS encoding porin, producing the protein MHSHVSPRASGALRLLLALFLAVAAPARGQGGSAPTPPSPEGPPPSTPAPAAEPPPPTTITAEPGRGIVVKAGERFSFGLRARIQLRDTFLHFDQSDTHEIQVRTLRLIVGGNVLAPELRYNIQLAFGGNDFETGSSSPIFDAFVEYTRWRDVNIRVGQFFVPLDRARTIREFALQFVDRQQVVRELNLDRDVGVMLSSNNLFGLNEWLGYQFFIGGGDGRNRFAAYAPGPLTVLRLTLRPFGAFDDDQEADLTRSAKPRLSLGVAAAYNYRTSRRNSTIGTAFTAGTANYSHLAADVVFKYRGFSLLAEGLWRKANTDVLEQTTGTTPTRDVTRSGYGYFVQGGQLVSPQVELTARWEQLFARRGTDPQFLQLVETQGKQVGAGFNVYLNGHAFKLQGDYFYIFGATGEPRHLARLQLDASF
- a CDS encoding DUF4832 domain-containing protein, with the translated sequence MRRSMLLLSGLLLTSSSAQAAISAVVVGNDTSSVQYQFQYSGTPAYRRAYIDVDRNPATGFAQQGIGADYLLENNSLYANVGGGWNWQFIKTVTYTDSAGTVKWTVARADIAETATPNDADVVFQIEAPLETSAKYTHVYSGGTSPNPGTTQYTASSATIANPERGFYHHINNCNETDFVASTLSAFRTNEKITQVICVFYLAEFKNSPISQAQLERFQRQANSVRAAGLKMIVRFAYTTSESGDDAPLSRVTAHLDQLAPYLSANSDVISVVQTGFVGAWGEWAYTQNFGNLGNVSQTDWNNRKAVVDKLLSVLPASRMVQLRTPKFKRTMYGTTALSAAQAYNGSANARIGHHNDCFLASADDFGTYTNTSVEYPYLSAETNYLAMGGETCALNPPRSDCSTALSEMALFHYSYLNVDYSIPVINSWTSGGCRPEIDRRLGYRFALVSATFPATATRGAAMSLDIQIKNEGWAAPYNPRSVELVLRNTSSGAVYRVPLSVDPRRWLAGTTTSIGPSVTIPTSVPAGSYALLLNLPDPASSLNTRPEYSIQLANQNVWEASTGFNNLNRTVTVQ
- a CDS encoding ferritin-like domain-containing protein; the encoded protein is MAQSMDSKMLSSLQELLHIDVDAVMLYDAALRSITHPMAEQALMEFRSDHLRHIRELNDCIEQFGGERACIGVNAEQCDLHGFTPIEEGMPLEAVFMALVDGEQITNQTYERILKEEWTPEIRSLIDRNFVDEQRHLLWVLKASRTRMWERDAGVRPDV